DNA from Rhinatrema bivittatum chromosome 16, aRhiBiv1.1, whole genome shotgun sequence:
CAACACTTCCCCAGAGATACAGCCACCCACCGGCAGTTCTCCAGGCAAAGTATCCTTGCTGTATGTCCAAACAACAGAAGTCCCCAcgctcaccttccttgtgatagtgGTTGCAGGGGATATCCAGTGTCCACATTTCCCAGAGCAGCCAGGTAGCCcattccttcctcctcagtccccggCAGGAGACTGAGATTGTTCTACTAGGGAGTCCTTTATATCATGgggaaactcctcctcctctgcccactGATTGGCTCTGGGGAGGTCCCACCCTTAATCCCCcacacctgtggttcctctgtccttttaacatccgggggaaggaaccaagggacatctctagcctggtgttgctgtattttcctccccccccccccctttcccttgaatctttggttcctatcttagtctagcatagtgaccccgtcacagtagcacacacatacactagtACAATCATATCCTAAAGACATAGAAACTGTAGCGCACACATACACTAGTACAATCATATCCTAAAGACATAGAGATTGTAGAGCATGCATGCACTAATTCAATCATATCCTAAAGACATAGAGAttatagcacacacacacacacacacacactaatataATCATATCCTTAAGACAGAGATAATgtagcacacacatacactagtACAATCATATCCTAAAGACAAAGATTGTAGCAAACACACACACTAATACAATCATATCCTAAAGACATAGAGATTGTAGCACACACATTCACTAATACAATAATATCCTAAAGACAGACAAATTGTAGCACATGCACACATTAATACAATCATATCCAAAAGACATAGAGATTGTAGAACATACTTGTATATCCCACACACCTGcatacgcacatacacacacatgcgcacagaTGTTTTACTGCTGACATGCAATCTATGACTTCCTCTGactgatttttctccttttctattTCACCATCTCTGCTGCAAAGCCTGGAGAGGCTAAAACGTGGGTACTCATCATAAGAGACATTAATTTCTGAACAGGAGGAAAGCCTGTATTTGTTCTCTGGTCTTGGTAAATGCTTCTTCCTTAATGTATTTCAGCTGTAAAGTTTGGACGTATGTCAAAGAAACAACGAGACAGCCTGCATGCAGAAGTGCAgaagcacagacagcagcagcagcatcatgaAGAGGTGCAAaatcacaggcagcagcagcgtcATACAGAGGTGCACAGTCACAGGCAGCAGCATGAAGAGGTGCACagtcacaggcagcagcagcggcataCAGAGGTGCACAGTCACAGGCAGCAGCATGAAGAGGTGCACAGTCACAGGCAGCAGAATGAAGAGGTGCATagtcacaggcagcagcagcgacATACAGAGGTGCACAGTCACAGGCAGCAGCATGAAGAGGTGCACagtcacaggcagcagcagcgacATATAGAGGTGCACAGTCACAGGCAGCAGCATGAAGAGATGCACAGTCACAGGCAGCAGAATGAAGAGGTGCACagacacaggcagcagcagcagcatacaGAAGTGTACAGGCAGCAGCATGAAGAGGTACCCAGTCATAAGCAGCAGCGGCATAGAGAGGTATACAGtcagaggcagcagcaggcagAGGTGCACAAtcgcaggcagcagcagcggcatgCAGAGATGTACAGtctcaggcagcagcagcagcagcaagaggatGCAGAAGTGCACAGTCACAGGCAGCATCAGTGTACTGAGCTGGAGACATTGGATTACTCCCCAGGCCTGGCCAGTAGATCACCAAGACTGGCCTCCCCTGCAGGGGTGTTGGAGGCCTCTCCCTGCTCTGTGGCTCCGCTGAGCAGACAGGTGAGGCTGGATCGCTCCCCGGGTGACACCCATGCCGTGGGCCACTGTAATGGACTCAACCGAGGGCAGAGCCGGTGGGGCAAGGAGGAGCTGAGCTGCTCTTTTGCCCCAGAACACAGCCTGAGGACTGAAACAGAGGCCTGGGGAAACAGGGTCTACCCACTGGGAATGCAGCCATCTCCGGAATATCCACAGCGGGACATGGGAGGAGTTAAGAGGAATGCTGCCTGCGATatgctggatcaccagggcccGTATCCTGAGCCAAACTACAGCAGCTTCCTCCAGTGCGCAGGCCCCTCCGTGACAGAGATTGGTGAGTGTCCACCGCCCAGGCTGAAAAAGCAGGCCTGGGTTGGCCCCAGTGCATGCCGGGGCTTCTGGTTCTCGTTGTCCCTCCACAGATCCCTGCATGCACTGGGCCAGCCTGCCCAGTTGACCCGCAGTGAGCCCGATGACCTTGTCCGGAGCAGAAATTGTTTAGTGTTCCGGCAGTCAGTGATGCAGTGGTGGGGGTGGTAAGAAGTGTCCTCATGCCCCCTCTTCCAGAGTACCTGACCCAGAATGTGTGGAGATCTCACCAGGAGACCTGTCAGTTCCACCTGGAGCACCTGGAGCGGCTGAGGGgccagatcttcacccgggaggAGGTCGCCGGCTACCACCAGAAAGTGAGTGGCAAGATCTCATGACACCCTCGAGCCCCTCACCCCAGGCAGATGGGGCAAAAGTGGAAGATGGGAGGCGGTGGAGGTACTGGGATGGCAGCAGAGGCTACAGGGATTTTGGTACAGGTCCGGTGTTTTGATAAAAACGGCTTCC
Protein-coding regions in this window:
- the RORC gene encoding nuclear receptor ROR-gamma, whose translation is MSRDAVKFGRMSKKQRDSLHAEVQKHRQQQQHHEEVQNHRQQQRHTEVHSHRQQHEEVHSHRQQQRHTEVHSHRQQHEEVHSHRQQNEEVHSHRQQQRHTEVHSHRQQHEEVHSHRQQQRHIEVHSHRQQHEEMHSHRQQNEEVHRHRQQQQHTEVYRQQHEEVPSHKQQRHREVYSQRQQQAEVHNRRQQQRHAEMYSLRQQQQQQEDAEVHSHRQHQCTELETLDYSPGLASRSPRLASPAGVLEASPCSVAPLSRQVRLDRSPGDTHAVGHCNGLNRGQSRWGKEELSCSFAPEHSLRTETEAWGNRVYPLGMQPSPEYPQRDMGGVKRNAACDMLDHQGPYPEPNYSSFLQCAGPSVTEIEYLTQNVWRSHQETCQFHLEHLERLRGQIFTREEVAGYHQKSTEEMWEQCAWKITEAIQYVVEFAKRMDGFMSLCQNDQIVLLKAGAMEVILVRMSRAFNSENNTVFFEGKYAGPEIFRSLGCSDLVGSIFSFSRVLSELRLSEQEIALFSAVLLMNSNHPWLQEKGKVTRLQCDLGAAFKQLLRTHHREEILAKLPPKGRLRSLCQEHMERLRLFRDSHPLIVHTLFPPLYQELFTSDTDSQVALQ